A window of Desulfatibacillum aliphaticivorans DSM 15576 contains these coding sequences:
- a CDS encoding DUF3187 family protein, translated as MAGQSSDPEETEYSQKTEATPSKRLKPWAGPNVGYGLLRMPSQSPFQSLRLALLPRTPSTLDVHSWEFRLTQTLANTWVNEPNKYFMDYETLHSTASVSRRFHEILFEFSFEEQRMLNGMLDGFIKNFHDALNLDQDGRDKAAYGEVNVDVWTPDGREKIAWEGGKGAFSQNIALVMQHNLTPGGKVWPAFSYSLSFRYDIWNAFDMERDFPVDMGVSFSLAKKMGRFHGYLVPGFFWYGSTRMETIEFKRTQTSFLAGLEWSFHESASLLVQYLYSEGSCKNLWGFKEPSHEVTLGFKGRLTRRLVWELGILENIIAYDNSPDFGLHWGLTFRI; from the coding sequence TTGGCCGGCCAAAGCTCAGATCCGGAAGAAACTGAATATTCTCAAAAAACTGAAGCGACGCCAAGCAAACGCCTCAAACCCTGGGCCGGCCCCAACGTGGGCTACGGCCTGCTCCGCATGCCCTCCCAGTCGCCGTTTCAATCCCTGCGTCTGGCGTTGCTGCCCCGCACCCCCAGCACCCTGGACGTGCATAGCTGGGAATTCCGGCTGACTCAAACCTTGGCCAACACCTGGGTGAACGAGCCCAATAAATATTTCATGGATTACGAAACTCTGCACAGCACGGCTTCGGTTTCCAGACGCTTCCACGAGATTTTGTTTGAGTTTTCCTTTGAAGAACAGCGCATGCTGAACGGCATGCTGGACGGATTCATTAAAAATTTTCACGACGCCCTGAATCTGGACCAGGATGGCCGGGACAAGGCCGCCTACGGCGAGGTGAACGTGGACGTCTGGACTCCCGACGGCAGGGAGAAAATAGCCTGGGAGGGCGGCAAAGGCGCCTTTTCCCAGAACATAGCCCTGGTCATGCAGCATAACCTGACCCCCGGCGGAAAGGTCTGGCCCGCCTTTTCCTATTCCTTGTCTTTTCGGTATGATATCTGGAACGCCTTTGACATGGAGCGGGATTTTCCCGTGGACATGGGCGTTTCGTTTTCCCTGGCCAAAAAGATGGGCCGGTTTCATGGCTACCTGGTACCCGGATTTTTCTGGTACGGGTCCACGCGTATGGAAACCATCGAATTCAAACGCACCCAAACCTCCTTCCTGGCCGGCCTGGAATGGAGCTTCCACGAGTCCGCCTCCCTTTTGGTGCAATACCTTTATTCCGAAGGATCGTGTAAAAATCTTTGGGGATTCAAGGAGCCTTCCCACGAAGTCACCCTGGGCTTTAAAGGCCGCCTGACCAGACGCCTGGTTTGGGAATTGGGAATCCTGGAAAACATCATCGCCTACGACAACAGCCCGGATTTCGGCCTGCATTGGGGGTTGACGTTTCGGATTTAG
- a CDS encoding bifunctional folylpolyglutamate synthase/dihydrofolate synthase: protein MTDINAFNQAMEELFSLGRFGIKLGLETISAMLKGIGDPHLRIQCIHIAGTNGKGSVAQNTASILQAAGYKVGVYTSPHLVHINERFTVNGRPISDDEVLEAYQAVKSVSGLERHATFFEYTTAMALYAFDKAGVDYAVMETGMGGRLDATNVLKPELCIITNISVEHEMYLGNTIAQIAYEKAGIIKPGVPVVTGVRQPDAIKAVEKAAAENEAPLYRMGKDFKTRRLQGGGFNFYGQDHAWKGLQCRLKGEYQIPNASLALAGCQALTKRGAKITEEQAKAGLEQVKWPGRLETIQKSPMVILDGAHNLAAMKVLTKYLAETFADRDVTVITGFLDDKPYKKMLPMLEALAAKIIITRPKIGRAVETKELTPLIRNKKDRFVEKPSVEEAVKYALENARDTDVIVVAGSLYIVGEARQTLQDMGLIQDESFSSLSPRNLGPG from the coding sequence ATGACAGACATTAATGCATTCAATCAGGCCATGGAAGAGTTATTCTCCCTGGGCCGCTTCGGCATCAAGCTGGGCTTGGAAACCATTTCGGCCATGCTGAAAGGCATCGGCGATCCCCATCTGCGCATCCAATGCATCCACATAGCCGGAACCAACGGAAAAGGCTCCGTGGCCCAGAATACGGCGTCCATCCTCCAGGCCGCCGGATACAAGGTGGGGGTGTACACCTCGCCCCATCTGGTGCACATCAACGAACGCTTCACGGTTAACGGCAGGCCCATTTCGGATGACGAGGTGCTGGAGGCTTATCAGGCCGTCAAAAGCGTGTCCGGACTGGAGCGGCACGCCACCTTTTTCGAGTACACCACGGCCATGGCCCTGTATGCGTTCGATAAAGCCGGCGTGGATTACGCGGTCATGGAAACCGGCATGGGCGGACGCCTGGACGCCACCAACGTGCTGAAGCCGGAACTCTGCATTATTACCAACATATCCGTGGAGCACGAAATGTATCTGGGCAATACCATCGCCCAGATCGCGTACGAAAAAGCCGGGATCATCAAACCGGGCGTCCCCGTGGTCACGGGCGTGCGCCAGCCCGACGCCATCAAGGCCGTGGAAAAGGCCGCCGCGGAGAACGAGGCGCCCCTGTATCGCATGGGCAAAGATTTCAAAACCCGCCGCCTGCAGGGCGGGGGCTTTAATTTCTACGGTCAGGATCACGCCTGGAAAGGCCTGCAATGCCGCCTGAAGGGCGAGTACCAGATTCCCAACGCCTCCCTGGCCCTGGCCGGCTGCCAGGCGCTCACGAAAAGGGGCGCCAAGATTACGGAAGAGCAGGCCAAGGCCGGCCTGGAGCAGGTCAAATGGCCCGGCCGTCTGGAAACCATCCAAAAATCCCCCATGGTGATTTTGGACGGCGCCCACAACCTGGCAGCCATGAAGGTCTTGACCAAATACCTGGCCGAAACTTTTGCAGATCGGGACGTCACGGTCATCACCGGTTTTTTGGACGACAAGCCGTACAAGAAAATGCTGCCCATGCTGGAAGCCCTGGCCGCCAAGATCATCATCACCCGCCCCAAAATAGGCCGGGCTGTTGAGACCAAAGAGCTGACGCCCCTGATCCGCAACAAAAAGGACCGGTTCGTGGAAAAGCCCAGCGTGGAAGAAGCCGTAAAATACGCCCTGGAAAACGCCAGGGATACGGATGTGATCGTCGTGGCAGGCTCCCTTTACATCGTGGGGGAAGCGCGTCAGACCTTGCAGGACATGGGGCTGATCCAGGATGAATCATTCAGCTCCCTTTCCCCGCGAAATCTGGGGCCGGGTTGA
- the rpsU gene encoding 30S ribosomal protein S21, with product MKDLEVKVFDNDLEKAMRVLKKKIQNDGLFRRLKMKKAYEKPSESRRRKQRESVRRLRSAARKARSRGRR from the coding sequence GTGAAGGATCTTGAGGTCAAAGTCTTTGACAATGACCTGGAAAAGGCCATGCGCGTTTTGAAGAAAAAAATTCAAAATGACGGGCTTTTCCGCAGGCTTAAAATGAAAAAAGCCTATGAAAAGCCCAGCGAAAGCCGCCGGCGCAAGCAGCGCGAGTCGGTCAGGCGTCTTCGCTCCGCAGCCAGAAAGGCCCGGTCCAGGGGCCGCCGCTAA
- a CDS encoding adenylate kinase, with translation MRILFFGPNGSGKGTQGSIVKGKYNIPHIESGAIFRENISKGTEIGKKAKEYIDRGDLVPDEITIPMILGRLQADDCGNGWLLDGFPRSKEQAIKLDEALKEAGMALDVVIEMILDRQIAKNRIMGRRLCENDNNHPNNIFIDAIKPDGDKCRVCGGALSARSDDQDEDAIDKRHNIYYDTDTGTLASAYYFKAIAEKDGSLKYVTLNGEPSVPEVTEELVGKLG, from the coding sequence ATGAGAATACTGTTTTTTGGCCCCAACGGCAGCGGCAAGGGCACCCAGGGCTCTATCGTAAAGGGTAAGTACAACATTCCGCACATTGAATCCGGAGCTATCTTCCGCGAAAATATTTCCAAGGGCACTGAAATCGGCAAGAAAGCCAAGGAATACATCGACAGGGGCGACCTGGTTCCTGACGAAATCACCATCCCCATGATCCTGGGCCGTCTCCAGGCTGACGACTGCGGCAACGGCTGGCTGCTGGACGGATTCCCCCGCAGCAAGGAACAGGCCATCAAACTGGACGAAGCCCTGAAGGAAGCCGGCATGGCTCTGGACGTTGTCATCGAGATGATCCTGGACCGCCAGATCGCCAAGAACCGCATCATGGGCCGCAGGCTTTGCGAAAACGACAACAACCATCCCAACAATATTTTCATCGACGCCATCAAGCCCGATGGAGACAAATGCCGCGTGTGCGGCGGCGCCCTGAGCGCCCGCTCCGACGATCAGGATGAAGACGCCATCGATAAGCGCCACAACATCTATTACGACACCGACACCGGCACACTGGCCTCCGCTTACTATTTCAAAGCCATCGCCGAAAAAGACGGCTCCCTGAAATACGTCACCCTGAACGGCGAACCCAGCGTTCCCGAAGTGACCGAAGAGCTGGTCGGCAAACTGGGATAA
- a CDS encoding 30S ribosomal protein bS22, translating to MGSVIKKRRKKMRKHKHRKLLARTRHQRRKGK from the coding sequence TTGGGAAGCGTCATTAAAAAACGTAGAAAGAAAATGCGCAAGCATAAACACCGCAAACTCCTTGCCCGTACCCGGCACCAGAGGAGAAAGGGCAAGTAA
- a CDS encoding deoxycytidylate deaminase: MSEKRRDYLTWDEYFMGVACLSAQRSKDPNTQVGACVVNRKKKIVGIGYNGFPTGCSDDELPWAREGGALDTKYAYVCHAELNAILNSIVSDLEGCTLYVALFPCNECAKIIIQSGIKEIVYLSDKYAETDIVRASKTMLEMAGVKWRKLSDCRESVTVRLSEDCV; the protein is encoded by the coding sequence ATGAGCGAAAAAAGACGAGACTATCTGACCTGGGATGAATATTTCATGGGCGTGGCCTGTCTGTCGGCCCAGCGAAGCAAGGACCCCAACACCCAAGTGGGCGCCTGCGTGGTGAATCGCAAGAAGAAGATTGTGGGGATCGGATACAACGGCTTTCCCACCGGCTGCTCGGACGACGAACTGCCCTGGGCCCGGGAGGGCGGCGCCCTGGACACCAAATACGCCTATGTCTGCCATGCAGAACTGAACGCCATCCTGAACAGCATCGTGTCGGACCTGGAGGGCTGCACCCTGTATGTGGCCTTGTTTCCCTGCAACGAATGCGCAAAAATCATCATTCAGTCCGGAATCAAGGAAATCGTCTATCTTTCGGACAAGTACGCGGAAACGGACATCGTGAGGGCCTCCAAGACCATGCTGGAAATGGCGGGCGTCAAATGGCGGAAGCTTTCCGACTGCCGGGAGTCCGTCACCGTCCGCTTGTCCGAGGATTGCGTGTGA
- the rsgA gene encoding ribosome small subunit-dependent GTPase A: MSLENLGWNGFFENNAYSFDDPNLTPARIIGVRKNAFIVHDGDREILATAAGRLYHDDSPDSLFPAAGDWVLIRDTIIAHVLPRRNALSRGASGARHGRAESAVRGQVIAANLDTVFIVCGLDRDYNVRRIERYLTLIYNCGCSPVVILNKADLHPAPLDCAAEVESVAFGVPVFTVSAKSGQGVEVLRQFLPPGQTAALLGSSGAGKSTLVNQLSGAEVRAAKEVSEAVGKGVHTTTTRDIIPIPGAGMILDNPGIREIALWDNAGGIDDAFPDIQALAKECHYTDCTHEHEPGCRVREAVEIGVLKPARLQNYLKMQKELEFLNQRQEKSANRVEKERWKEIAIYQKQFKNKKRPRIR, encoded by the coding sequence ATGAGTTTGGAAAATTTGGGCTGGAACGGCTTTTTTGAAAATAACGCATATAGCTTTGACGACCCCAACCTGACCCCGGCCCGGATTATTGGGGTCAGAAAAAACGCCTTTATCGTGCATGACGGCGACCGGGAAATCCTGGCGACCGCCGCGGGCAGGCTGTATCATGACGACAGCCCGGACAGCCTGTTTCCCGCAGCCGGAGACTGGGTTTTAATCCGAGATACGATCATCGCACACGTTTTGCCAAGGAGAAACGCCCTCTCACGAGGCGCCTCGGGCGCGCGACACGGCCGGGCCGAATCAGCGGTTCGGGGGCAGGTGATCGCCGCCAATCTGGATACGGTGTTCATCGTTTGCGGCCTGGATCGGGATTATAACGTCCGGCGCATCGAACGGTATCTTACGCTGATATACAACTGCGGATGCAGCCCGGTGGTGATCCTGAACAAGGCGGATTTGCATCCCGCGCCCCTGGACTGCGCGGCCGAGGTGGAGTCCGTGGCCTTCGGCGTGCCGGTGTTTACGGTTTCCGCCAAGTCCGGCCAAGGCGTGGAAGTCCTCCGGCAATTCCTGCCTCCAGGCCAGACCGCGGCCCTGTTGGGCTCGTCAGGAGCGGGGAAATCCACCCTGGTCAACCAGTTGTCAGGCGCGGAGGTCCGGGCCGCCAAGGAGGTGAGCGAAGCCGTAGGCAAAGGCGTGCACACCACCACGACCCGGGATATCATTCCCATACCCGGCGCCGGCATGATCCTGGACAACCCAGGCATCCGTGAAATCGCCCTGTGGGACAACGCAGGCGGCATCGACGACGCCTTCCCGGACATCCAGGCTTTGGCCAAGGAATGCCATTACACGGACTGCACCCACGAGCACGAACCCGGCTGCCGGGTTCGCGAAGCCGTGGAGATCGGCGTGCTCAAACCGGCCCGCTTGCAGAATTATCTGAAAATGCAGAAGGAGCTGGAATTCTTGAACCAGCGCCAGGAAAAATCCGCCAACCGGGTGGAAAAGGAGCGCTGGAAGGAAATCGCCATCTATCAAAAGCAATTTAAAAACAAAAAAAGGCCGCGCATCAGATAA
- a CDS encoding FAD-dependent oxidoreductase produces MNTPKIVIVGGVAGGASCAARSRRLSEEAEIIMIERGPFVSFANCGLPYHVGEVIKEEEDLLVASPEIFRDRFAIDVRIQCEVTKIDRENKTVTIRKMTTGETYDETYDYLVLSPGAAPLRPPLPGIDHPAVFTVRNIPDIRAIKEMTGNGEAKSAVVVGGGFIGLEMAENLHHIGMQVSVIEMAEHVMPVLDKEMATMVNEHLDSMRVDLYLGSAVQSFENGPDGKPLVNLASGEQIAADIVIMAIGVRPETGLAKAAGLDLGPRGGIAVDGFMHTNDPNIFAVGDAVEVEGYVMGGKRLIPLAGPANRQGRLVADVILNPDRPKPFRGVQGTAVCGVLGMTVACTGETEKSLGLMAKDGKVIEYEKVYSHPFSNATYYPGAQQISFKLIFAKEDGRVLGAQAVGLAGVEKRIDVVAMAIQMGATVYDLEEAELCYAPQYGSAKDPVNMAGMIAANVLKGVSKIVHWPDLENFDGILIDVRDPEEYATGFAEGAINMPLDSLRKNLDSLPKDKEIWAYCYVSQRAYFAERILTQHGYNAKTVSGGILSYWAADADA; encoded by the coding sequence ATGAACACCCCAAAAATAGTTATTGTCGGCGGAGTCGCCGGCGGCGCATCCTGCGCTGCGCGCTCCCGCAGGCTTTCAGAAGAAGCGGAAATCATAATGATCGAGCGGGGGCCTTTTGTGTCCTTCGCCAACTGCGGCCTGCCCTATCACGTGGGCGAAGTCATCAAGGAAGAAGAGGATCTGCTGGTGGCCTCCCCGGAAATATTCCGGGACCGCTTTGCCATCGACGTGCGCATTCAGTGCGAAGTCACCAAGATCGACCGGGAAAACAAGACCGTCACCATTCGCAAAATGACCACGGGCGAAACCTACGACGAGACCTACGATTACCTGGTCCTGTCCCCGGGCGCAGCGCCTTTGCGGCCGCCCTTGCCGGGCATCGATCATCCGGCCGTGTTTACGGTGCGGAACATTCCCGACATCCGGGCCATCAAGGAAATGACCGGGAACGGCGAAGCCAAGAGCGCCGTGGTGGTGGGCGGCGGATTCATCGGCCTGGAAATGGCGGAAAACCTGCACCACATCGGCATGCAGGTTTCGGTCATTGAAATGGCCGAGCACGTCATGCCTGTGCTGGACAAGGAAATGGCCACCATGGTCAACGAGCACCTGGATTCCATGCGGGTGGATTTGTACCTGGGTTCGGCGGTCCAGAGCTTTGAAAACGGTCCCGACGGCAAGCCATTGGTGAATCTGGCTTCGGGCGAGCAGATCGCCGCCGACATCGTGATCATGGCTATCGGCGTCAGGCCCGAGACCGGGCTTGCCAAAGCCGCCGGCCTGGATCTGGGCCCTCGCGGCGGCATTGCGGTGGACGGATTCATGCACACCAACGATCCCAACATATTCGCGGTGGGCGACGCCGTGGAAGTGGAAGGCTACGTCATGGGCGGCAAGCGTCTGATTCCCCTGGCCGGCCCGGCCAACAGGCAGGGCAGGCTGGTGGCCGACGTCATTTTGAACCCGGATAGGCCCAAGCCTTTCCGCGGAGTGCAGGGCACGGCGGTCTGCGGCGTATTGGGCATGACCGTTGCGTGCACGGGCGAGACGGAAAAAAGCCTGGGCCTCATGGCCAAGGACGGCAAGGTCATCGAGTATGAAAAGGTGTACAGCCATCCTTTCAGCAACGCCACTTATTATCCCGGCGCTCAGCAAATTTCCTTCAAACTCATTTTCGCCAAAGAGGACGGCAGAGTTTTGGGCGCTCAGGCGGTCGGTCTGGCCGGCGTGGAAAAACGCATCGACGTGGTGGCCATGGCCATCCAGATGGGCGCCACGGTTTACGACCTGGAGGAAGCGGAATTATGCTACGCTCCCCAGTACGGCTCGGCCAAGGACCCGGTGAACATGGCGGGCATGATCGCGGCCAACGTGCTTAAAGGCGTGTCTAAAATCGTCCATTGGCCCGACCTGGAGAATTTCGACGGAATCCTCATAGACGTCCGGGATCCCGAGGAATACGCCACGGGATTCGCCGAAGGCGCCATCAACATGCCTTTGGACTCTTTAAGAAAAAACCTGGATTCCCTTCCCAAGGACAAGGAAATCTGGGCATACTGCTACGTAAGCCAGCGCGCTTATTTTGCGGAGCGCATTTTGACGCAGCACGGCTATAACGCAAAAACCGTTTCCGGCGGCATTTTGTCCTACTGGGCCGCCGACGCAGACGCATAA
- the dctP gene encoding TRAP transporter substrate-binding protein DctP, giving the protein MKKQACLLIVWAALFSVLLAMPAGAEEWKDRWKFGTIAPDGIGWAKQIKNIVIPAVEEATQGTLEVKVYWGGVMGDDEDFVSKMRIGQLQGAGWSGQGVLIAVPEMEVVTLPFLFNNYDEVDYIKQEMSEEFDEIAKKNGYMCIAWIDEDICSIYSTKYDMSKLQDYKDAKILSWFGDVEERLYKSLGASPISVNMPEAPPALRQGVGDAITASAAWILGTQLYSSIKYVSPYKLRYAPAMIAVDWKTWSSMPEPYKEHYYKIRADVVKRFVAGVRSDNIKSLEAMKEYGLKEMPVSPEEMEAIRKNAVTIWQESLDSPDTGELLEELLEHLEDFRAK; this is encoded by the coding sequence GTGAAAAAACAAGCATGTTTACTGATTGTATGGGCCGCGCTTTTTTCCGTCCTGTTAGCCATGCCGGCCGGCGCCGAAGAATGGAAGGACCGCTGGAAATTCGGAACCATCGCTCCGGACGGAATCGGCTGGGCCAAGCAAATTAAAAACATCGTCATCCCGGCGGTGGAGGAAGCCACTCAGGGCACGCTGGAAGTCAAGGTCTACTGGGGCGGCGTCATGGGCGATGACGAGGATTTCGTCTCCAAAATGCGCATCGGCCAGCTGCAGGGCGCAGGCTGGTCCGGCCAGGGCGTCCTCATCGCCGTGCCGGAGATGGAAGTGGTCACCCTGCCCTTCTTGTTCAACAATTACGACGAGGTGGATTACATCAAGCAGGAAATGAGCGAGGAGTTTGATGAAATCGCAAAGAAAAACGGGTATATGTGCATCGCCTGGATTGACGAGGACATTTGCTCCATCTATTCCACCAAGTATGACATGAGCAAGCTCCAGGATTACAAGGACGCCAAAATCCTGTCGTGGTTCGGCGATGTGGAGGAAAGGCTGTACAAAAGCCTGGGCGCCAGCCCCATTTCCGTGAACATGCCCGAAGCGCCCCCGGCCCTGCGTCAGGGAGTGGGCGACGCCATCACCGCTTCCGCGGCCTGGATCCTGGGCACCCAGCTTTACTCCTCCATCAAGTACGTGAGTCCTTACAAGTTGCGCTACGCCCCGGCCATGATCGCCGTGGACTGGAAAACATGGTCATCCATGCCCGAGCCCTATAAGGAGCACTATTACAAAATCCGCGCCGACGTGGTTAAGCGCTTTGTCGCCGGGGTGCGTTCGGATAACATAAAGAGCCTGGAAGCCATGAAAGAATACGGCCTTAAGGAGATGCCCGTAAGCCCGGAAGAGATGGAGGCGATCCGGAAGAACGCCGTCACCATTTGGCAGGAAAGCCTGGATTCCCCGGACACCGGAGAACTTCTGGAAGAGTTGCTGGAGCACCTGGAGGATTTTCGCGCCAAGTAG
- a CDS encoding ABC transporter substrate-binding protein, with protein sequence MSIIRQLVLVFAVLAIGFGAYWASQTKERAGDAPEIMEKVRLAVPKGIITAPVLLAQSRGLFAEAGLDVAYEDAYSSGKTAFEAMLRGEADVSIVATTPVVANSFSRDDFFIFCTFTTSYEGVKVIARQDLGVKTASDLKGKTVGFVPGTISQLFLDSLLAYNRILPQEVNAQPIKPQNASALLNSGEMQAVSIWEPHAYTALKDNQGSAVKVPSSSVYRISICTASTKDFAAKSPNVLKKIILALKRTTAFMNDQPAQAQKELGKLINMDQEPLTLFWKETSFRLSLDQVLLMTMENEAAWMIANRYKDDRLIPDFTRFVYCAPLEEIDPQAVTIVRQQG encoded by the coding sequence ATGTCGATCATCAGGCAATTGGTATTGGTTTTCGCGGTGTTGGCCATAGGCTTTGGGGCGTATTGGGCGTCTCAAACGAAAGAAAGGGCCGGAGACGCGCCTGAAATCATGGAAAAAGTGCGCCTTGCCGTCCCAAAAGGCATTATCACCGCTCCGGTCCTGTTGGCCCAGAGCAGGGGATTGTTTGCTGAAGCAGGCCTGGACGTGGCTTACGAGGACGCATACTCCAGCGGAAAGACGGCTTTTGAGGCCATGCTGCGAGGCGAGGCGGACGTGAGTATAGTGGCCACCACCCCGGTGGTGGCCAACAGTTTTAGCAGGGACGATTTTTTCATATTTTGCACCTTCACGACCAGCTATGAGGGGGTAAAAGTAATTGCTCGTCAAGATCTTGGCGTAAAGACCGCTTCCGACCTGAAAGGCAAGACTGTCGGTTTCGTTCCCGGCACTATTTCACAACTTTTTTTGGATTCCTTGCTGGCTTACAACCGCATTTTGCCGCAAGAGGTCAACGCTCAGCCCATTAAGCCGCAAAATGCCTCTGCCCTGTTAAATTCAGGAGAAATGCAGGCTGTTTCCATATGGGAGCCCCATGCATACACGGCTTTAAAGGACAATCAGGGCAGCGCTGTGAAAGTCCCCTCATCAAGCGTTTATCGGATTTCCATTTGCACGGCCTCTACAAAGGATTTTGCCGCCAAGAGTCCTAACGTCCTGAAAAAAATAATACTCGCATTAAAAAGAACCACAGCTTTCATGAATGATCAGCCGGCGCAGGCGCAAAAGGAATTAGGCAAACTGATTAACATGGATCAGGAGCCTCTCACCTTGTTTTGGAAAGAAACGAGCTTCAGGCTTTCGCTGGATCAGGTGCTGCTTATGACCATGGAAAACGAGGCGGCCTGGATGATTGCGAATCGCTATAAGGACGACAGGCTTATTCCGGATTTCACCCGATTCGTATATTGCGCCCCCTTAGAAGAAATAGATCCCCAAGCGGTGACCATCGTCAGGCAACAAGGATGA
- a CDS encoding ATP-binding protein: MKISTRLRYNAAASVVLVCLLFVLLLSFSQSMKKQIATYNYANELLHKTSTLNALTHEYLMKHDQRSEKQWRYQFNDIMDSLNRHEDSDPMTRVRNNLDMLKNHYNKLNIEIQALKAMDPKAISEEESKRFKFSKRLLSDQMQICSQRILTHVFRITTEASQKLNELRTRSIYVLLLFGGFMVFITVLNAFTTLNRIARPLADLVKQVNVLEKTDFSKGILQETMWDTPNKNDEVGRLWAAFGDMKIRLAKAFRKINRELKDRQAAEQEVRERNAQLKELQDMLESIINSMPSMLVGIDSDGRITHWNSEAERQINLNMAQAKGQYLQDLLPALRPWLKKAKGTIKEGKPFKSEKQPLEIHGKEIHADITLFPLVSGRRSGAVIRVDDVSERVAMDEIIIQSEKMLSVGGLAAGVAHEINNPLAGILQNMQVVINRLSTELPKNKAVAEKCNTSMEAVNAYLEAREIMRLLSLIRDSGERASAIVDNMLSFSRMNRSQPERRSLAELTDKTLELAASDYDLKKKYDFRSIKIMRDYEDSLPEVMCEAGKIQQVMLNLFKNAAQAMINGSSKSINPEIRLGLHRNGDMVDIEVEDNGPGVPEEIRSKIFEPFFTTKEVGEGTGLGLFVAYFIVVNNHHGSMRVESSPGKGAKFIVQLPIEQSGK; encoded by the coding sequence ATGAAAATATCCACCAGATTGCGATATAATGCAGCGGCTTCCGTTGTCCTTGTATGCCTGTTGTTCGTTCTTCTTTTAAGTTTTTCCCAATCCATGAAAAAGCAAATCGCCACATACAATTACGCCAATGAATTGCTTCATAAAACCAGTACATTAAACGCTCTCACCCACGAGTACCTTATGAAGCATGACCAAAGGTCCGAAAAGCAGTGGCGTTACCAGTTTAACGACATCATGGACTCCCTAAACCGCCATGAAGACTCAGACCCCATGACCCGGGTGCGCAACAACCTGGATATGCTTAAAAACCATTACAACAAGCTAAACATAGAAATTCAGGCCCTCAAAGCCATGGATCCGAAAGCCATTAGCGAGGAGGAAAGCAAACGCTTTAAATTCTCCAAAAGGCTGTTGTCAGATCAGATGCAAATTTGCTCTCAGCGAATTTTGACGCATGTTTTCCGCATAACCACGGAGGCCTCGCAAAAACTCAACGAACTGCGCACCCGCAGCATATACGTCCTGCTGCTTTTCGGCGGATTCATGGTGTTCATCACTGTGTTAAATGCTTTTACAACGCTCAACCGCATCGCCCGCCCCCTTGCGGACCTTGTCAAACAAGTCAATGTCCTGGAAAAAACGGACTTCAGCAAAGGCATCCTCCAGGAAACAATGTGGGATACTCCCAACAAGAACGACGAAGTGGGCAGGTTATGGGCGGCCTTTGGGGATATGAAAATCCGCCTGGCCAAGGCCTTCAGAAAAATCAACCGGGAGTTGAAAGACCGCCAGGCGGCTGAGCAGGAAGTTCGCGAAAGAAACGCACAGCTAAAAGAATTGCAGGACATGCTGGAAAGCATCATCAACTCCATGCCATCCATGCTTGTGGGCATTGACTCGGATGGGAGGATTACCCATTGGAACTCGGAGGCTGAGCGGCAGATTAATCTCAACATGGCCCAGGCCAAAGGCCAATATTTACAGGATCTTCTTCCGGCCCTTCGCCCCTGGTTGAAAAAGGCCAAAGGGACGATCAAGGAGGGCAAGCCCTTTAAGTCGGAAAAACAGCCTCTTGAAATCCACGGCAAGGAGATCCATGCAGACATCACCCTTTTTCCCCTTGTATCCGGGCGGCGGAGCGGCGCCGTCATCCGGGTGGACGACGTGTCGGAACGGGTGGCCATGGACGAAATCATCATCCAGTCGGAAAAAATGCTGTCAGTCGGAGGGCTTGCCGCAGGCGTGGCGCATGAAATCAACAACCCCCTGGCCGGCATTCTCCAAAACATGCAGGTGGTTATAAATCGATTGTCCACGGAGTTGCCCAAAAACAAAGCTGTCGCCGAAAAATGCAACACAAGCATGGAAGCCGTCAACGCCTACCTGGAAGCCAGGGAAATCATGCGTTTGTTATCCTTGATACGAGACTCGGGCGAACGCGCTTCCGCCATTGTGGATAACATGCTTTCGTTCAGCCGCATGAATCGATCCCAGCCTGAGCGGCGAAGCCTCGCAGAACTGACGGATAAAACCCTGGAGCTCGCTGCCAGCGACTATGACCTGAAAAAGAAATACGATTTCCGCAGCATAAAAATCATGCGCGACTATGAGGACTCCCTGCCGGAGGTCATGTGCGAGGCCGGCAAAATTCAGCAAGTCATGCTAAACTTGTTTAAAAACGCGGCCCAGGCCATGATCAACGGAAGCTCGAAGAGCATAAATCCTGAAATTCGCTTGGGATTGCACCGGAACGGCGACATGGTGGATATTGAAGTGGAGGACAACGGCCCGGGAGTGCCGGAGGAAATTCGCTCGAAAATTTTTGAGCCCTTTTTCACCACAAAGGAAGTGGGGGAAGGAACCGGCCTTGGCTTGTTCGTGGCTTATTTTATTGTGGTCAACAACCATCATGGCAGCATGAGGGTGGAGTCCTCGCCGGGAAAAGGCGCCAAATTTATCGTCCAGCTGCCCATTGAACAGTCCGGCAAATAG